From Solwaraspora sp. WMMD1047, the proteins below share one genomic window:
- a CDS encoding LuxR C-terminal-related transcriptional regulator produces MRHATGGDLAPPPVDPAVRSGSDPTAGGNAVTDADASAGGDVLDRVVAEASALLARPGLVVVHGGPGCGRSTVLRRLGAAFRGPVFTGGGLASLQTMPAFALTRAVRARLPVQDPALLAEAVRSRVRGGLLLLDDLQWADPATVAALTALLPHCRIAAALRTPNRLPTAAVAALRAGAAGWLPVPPLDRAGATALAAAAAPTLDPATLAEVVRHGGGVPLAVTALARHAAGSRSGAGAAAGGRHDVDQVGYAVAVALADLSRPARTALAALGLLGRPAPAALLGAGVDELAAAGLVTNAPATVAVPGVAPTGDAAAGAATGVRPVDGTSAPDVAPVSPYLAEVAAGLLDEPGRRALHRRLAALVPAGEAARHLAAAGAPEEAYRLAVAAAERAATTGDRADLLLLACGLPGVDPPETVRVDAGRAALACGRSAAAARALAGVTGPAGTVLRAEALLHAGDLPAARAAAEAVPADVPDEVAAGRDRVLLLARLAQDPAAAGRAAAEITARHGRTPPHPGLRAALAAVAAAVREPGWEYALASAAGAAGADDPLAARWSAWLLVETLAADGRLAEAERSARSAAQACAADLAYSWQVRFVAAGLWCAALRGDPTAGGPTTGGEPPADPPPADPGEVLRRAGDLTDRTLPAAARGYAVAAVSLVEADGGLLGPARARLSGLDAGPVAALLDWVRREAAWLDGQPDRAARAAVPGGPPLVDGLGRITARWARHDGADPPADPAGVPAWPQPVRATLAAWADADGAAVRFTDAAAAWRPVAVREQVRCLLAAGLHEPDRDRAVPALLAAERLAERAGLVVLLGRVRRALRRHAVRRDGTPTRTGGDLTGRERDVLRLVAGGEPTRRIAGRLGISVETVETHVRSGMRKLGARTRTEAAALALAGPG; encoded by the coding sequence TTGCGGCATGCGACGGGCGGTGACCTGGCACCGCCTCCGGTCGACCCGGCGGTCCGGTCCGGCAGCGACCCCACGGCCGGCGGGAACGCCGTGACCGACGCCGACGCCTCAGCCGGCGGTGATGTGCTCGACCGGGTGGTGGCCGAGGCGTCGGCGCTGCTGGCCCGCCCGGGGCTGGTGGTGGTGCACGGCGGTCCCGGCTGTGGCCGCAGCACCGTGCTGCGACGCCTGGGCGCGGCGTTCCGCGGTCCGGTCTTCACCGGCGGCGGCCTGGCCAGCCTGCAGACCATGCCCGCGTTCGCGCTGACCCGCGCGGTGCGGGCGCGGCTGCCGGTGCAGGATCCGGCGCTGCTGGCCGAGGCGGTGCGGTCCCGGGTCCGCGGCGGTCTGCTGCTCCTTGACGACCTGCAGTGGGCCGACCCGGCCACCGTCGCGGCGTTGACCGCGCTGCTGCCGCACTGCCGGATCGCGGCCGCGTTGCGGACCCCGAACCGGCTGCCCACCGCGGCGGTCGCCGCGCTGCGGGCCGGCGCGGCCGGCTGGCTGCCCGTGCCGCCGCTGGACCGGGCCGGCGCCACCGCGTTGGCCGCCGCGGCGGCCCCGACGCTCGACCCGGCCACGCTGGCCGAGGTGGTGCGCCACGGCGGCGGCGTGCCGCTGGCGGTGACGGCGCTGGCCCGGCACGCCGCCGGCAGCAGGTCCGGCGCGGGCGCCGCAGCGGGCGGTCGGCACGACGTCGACCAGGTCGGGTACGCGGTGGCCGTGGCGCTGGCGGACCTGAGCCGGCCGGCCCGCACCGCGCTGGCCGCGCTCGGGCTGCTCGGCCGCCCCGCCCCGGCCGCCCTGCTCGGCGCGGGCGTCGACGAACTCGCCGCCGCGGGCCTGGTGACGAACGCGCCGGCCACCGTCGCGGTCCCGGGCGTCGCGCCGACCGGTGACGCGGCCGCCGGCGCGGCCACGGGTGTCCGGCCGGTTGACGGCACGTCCGCGCCGGACGTCGCGCCGGTCTCGCCGTACCTGGCGGAGGTGGCCGCCGGGCTGCTCGACGAGCCGGGCCGCCGGGCGCTGCACCGGCGGCTGGCCGCGCTGGTGCCGGCCGGGGAGGCGGCCCGGCACCTGGCCGCGGCGGGGGCGCCCGAGGAGGCGTACCGGCTGGCGGTGGCCGCGGCCGAACGGGCCGCAACCACCGGGGACCGCGCCGACCTGCTGCTGCTGGCCTGCGGGCTGCCGGGCGTGGACCCGCCGGAGACGGTCCGGGTGGACGCCGGCCGCGCCGCGCTGGCCTGCGGCCGGTCCGCCGCGGCGGCCCGCGCGCTGGCCGGCGTCACCGGCCCGGCCGGCACCGTGTTGCGGGCCGAGGCGTTGCTGCACGCCGGTGACCTGCCGGCGGCACGCGCCGCGGCGGAAGCGGTGCCGGCCGACGTGCCGGACGAGGTGGCCGCCGGGCGGGACCGGGTGTTGCTGCTGGCCCGGCTGGCGCAGGACCCGGCGGCGGCCGGGCGCGCCGCCGCCGAAATCACCGCCCGGCACGGCCGCACCCCGCCGCACCCGGGGCTGCGGGCCGCGCTCGCCGCGGTGGCCGCCGCCGTCCGCGAGCCGGGGTGGGAGTACGCCCTGGCGTCGGCGGCCGGGGCGGCCGGTGCCGACGACCCGCTCGCCGCCCGCTGGAGCGCCTGGTTGCTGGTGGAGACCCTGGCCGCCGACGGCCGGCTGGCCGAGGCCGAGCGCAGCGCCAGGTCCGCCGCCCAGGCGTGCGCGGCGGACCTGGCCTACAGCTGGCAGGTGCGTTTCGTGGCCGCCGGGCTGTGGTGCGCGGCCTTGCGCGGCGACCCCACCGCCGGCGGCCCCACCACCGGCGGGGAGCCGCCGGCTGACCCGCCGCCCGCCGACCCCGGCGAGGTGCTGCGTCGCGCCGGTGACCTGACCGACCGCACCCTGCCGGCGGCGGCGCGTGGCTACGCGGTGGCCGCCGTCAGCCTGGTCGAGGCCGACGGCGGGCTGCTGGGTCCGGCCCGGGCCCGGCTGTCCGGGCTGGACGCCGGCCCGGTGGCCGCCCTGCTGGACTGGGTCCGCCGGGAGGCGGCCTGGCTGGACGGCCAGCCGGACCGGGCCGCCCGCGCGGCGGTACCGGGCGGTCCGCCGCTTGTCGACGGGCTCGGCCGGATCACCGCCCGGTGGGCGCGCCACGACGGCGCCGACCCACCCGCGGACCCGGCCGGCGTCCCGGCCTGGCCGCAGCCGGTGCGCGCCACCCTCGCCGCCTGGGCCGACGCGGACGGCGCGGCGGTGCGGTTCACCGACGCGGCAGCGGCCTGGCGGCCGGTGGCGGTGCGGGAACAGGTCCGCTGCCTGCTGGCGGCGGGACTGCACGAACCGGACCGCGACCGGGCGGTGCCCGCGCTGCTGGCGGCCGAGCGGTTGGCCGAGCGGGCCGGGCTGGTGGTGCTGCTGGGCCGGGTACGGCGGGCCCTGCGCCGGCACGCGGTGCGCCGCGACGGCACGCCAACGCGCACCGGTGGCGACCTGACCGGCCGGGAACGCGACGTGCTGCGCCTGGTCGCCGGGGGTGAGCCGACCCGCCGTATCGCCGGGCGGCTGGGCATCTCCGTCGAGACGGTCGAGACCCATGTGCGGTCGGGGATGCGCAAGCTGGGGGCGCGGACCCGCACCGAGGCGGCCGCGCTCGCGCTGGCCGGACCGGGGTGA
- a CDS encoding dynamin family protein: MGPGPLSARVAALCDEVGGRLGPQARNQVSAVRRRLDEPLRVAIAGRLKAGKSTLVNALIGRRVAPTEVGECTRIVTQFRYGTADRVDVIRRDGGRASLPLDTAGMIPQRLGVPRSEIAYVDVTLTSDHLRDLTVLDTPGLASTNTSVSAGARQFLFEDGSGPFDDDIDDDSANAIAGAEAIIYVFTQSVRDDDLQALEAFRSVSARLAGNPINSLGLFNKVDKLVGGVADPWPVVGPLAADQARVLRRVVSEVVPTVGLLAETTEAGRLTAADCEALRVLARLPHAQRVVLLASVDLFTSRECPVPAAQRERLLRLLDLYGIGFAIAQFAARPDLSSGELVRLLFLASGFPRLRQTLDQAFRWRTDAIKAGWALSSLDKTAGHTERAADREVLRDAIERLLQQPDYHRLRLLEAAQQVSAGAVELPAELEQELIRLALADDARWILGLPAGEPPQLRDAALAAATRWRVFAVAGASPSQARVAQVAHRGFYLLAQRLRGDGTGAAA, translated from the coding sequence ATGGGACCTGGTCCGCTGAGTGCCCGGGTGGCCGCCCTCTGCGACGAGGTCGGCGGCCGGCTCGGCCCGCAGGCGCGAAATCAGGTGTCCGCCGTGCGGCGGCGCCTCGACGAACCGCTGCGGGTGGCGATCGCCGGCCGGCTGAAAGCCGGAAAGTCGACACTTGTCAACGCGCTCATCGGTCGGCGGGTCGCGCCGACCGAGGTCGGCGAGTGCACCCGGATCGTCACCCAGTTCCGGTACGGCACCGCCGACCGGGTCGACGTGATCCGCCGCGACGGTGGCCGGGCCAGCCTGCCGCTGGACACCGCCGGCATGATCCCGCAGCGGCTCGGCGTGCCCCGCTCGGAGATCGCCTACGTCGACGTGACCCTCACCAGCGACCACCTGCGCGACCTGACGGTGCTGGACACCCCGGGGCTGGCCTCGACGAACACCTCGGTCAGCGCCGGGGCCAGACAGTTCCTGTTCGAGGACGGGTCCGGGCCGTTCGACGACGACATCGACGACGACTCGGCCAACGCGATCGCCGGCGCCGAGGCGATCATCTACGTCTTCACCCAGTCGGTACGCGACGACGACCTGCAGGCGTTGGAGGCGTTCCGGTCGGTGTCGGCGCGGCTGGCCGGCAACCCGATCAACTCGCTCGGCCTGTTCAACAAGGTCGACAAGCTGGTCGGCGGGGTGGCCGACCCGTGGCCGGTGGTGGGACCACTCGCCGCCGACCAGGCCCGGGTGCTGCGGCGGGTGGTCTCGGAGGTGGTGCCGACGGTGGGTCTGCTCGCCGAGACGACCGAGGCCGGCCGGCTGACCGCGGCCGACTGTGAGGCGCTGCGGGTGCTGGCCCGGCTGCCGCACGCGCAGCGGGTGGTGCTGCTGGCGTCGGTGGACCTGTTCACCTCCCGGGAGTGCCCGGTCCCGGCCGCGCAGCGGGAGCGGCTGCTGCGGCTGCTGGACCTGTACGGCATCGGCTTCGCCATCGCCCAGTTCGCCGCCCGACCGGACCTGTCCAGCGGTGAGCTGGTCCGGCTGCTCTTCCTCGCCTCCGGCTTCCCCCGCCTGCGGCAGACCCTCGACCAGGCGTTCCGCTGGCGCACCGACGCCATCAAGGCCGGCTGGGCGTTGTCCAGCCTGGACAAGACCGCCGGCCACACCGAGCGGGCGGCGGACCGGGAGGTGCTGCGCGACGCGATCGAGCGGCTGCTGCAACAGCCCGACTACCACCGGCTGCGGCTGCTGGAGGCCGCCCAGCAGGTCAGCGCCGGCGCCGTGGAGCTGCCCGCCGAGCTGGAGCAGGAGCTGATCCGGCTGGCGTTGGCCGACGACGCCCGGTGGATCCTCGGCCTGCCGGCGGGCGAACCGCCGCAGCTGCGGGACGCGGCACTGGCCGCCGCCACCCGGTGGCGGGTCTTCGCGGTGGCCGGCGCGAGCCCGTCGCAGGCCCGGGTCGCGCA